One window of the Cohnella hashimotonis genome contains the following:
- a CDS encoding glycosyltransferase family 2 protein, with product MEVTVVIPNYNGKEFLGPCLDSLCNQSVSEYKLIVVDNGSQDNSVEFIKEKYPKVHLIELEKNVGFSAAVNIGIKSARTQFVVLMNSDTVAETFWLETLYNCIAAQPQVFSCSSRMIQMRDPLLIDNAGDQFTIIGWAFQRGHGLSVSKYNQSSKIFSSCGGAAIYRTEVFEKIGYFDEGFFAYLEDVEIGYRARLNGYQNIYCSDAQIYHFGSATSGSKYNEFKVRLTGRNTVYMLCKLMPRLQIILNLPFIIIGILLMGWNMKRNSLNKAYYEGIKEGLRNRNRQPVYKSSLIQVLKIQWNLYYNLLEFGLQFLQKWQASRNQ from the coding sequence TTGGAAGTTACAGTAGTAATTCCTAATTATAATGGCAAGGAATTTCTCGGTCCGTGCTTGGATTCTCTTTGTAATCAGTCTGTAAGTGAATATAAATTAATTGTCGTCGACAATGGTTCTCAGGATAATAGCGTAGAGTTTATTAAAGAAAAGTACCCTAAAGTACATTTAATTGAACTCGAAAAGAATGTCGGTTTTAGTGCCGCTGTAAACATAGGAATAAAAAGCGCTCGGACTCAGTTTGTTGTGTTGATGAATTCCGATACAGTAGCGGAAACTTTCTGGTTAGAAACTCTCTATAACTGTATAGCGGCGCAACCACAAGTTTTCTCTTGCTCCAGTAGGATGATTCAAATGAGGGATCCTTTATTAATTGATAACGCTGGGGATCAATTTACCATCATAGGTTGGGCATTTCAAAGAGGGCATGGATTGTCAGTCAGTAAATACAATCAAAGCAGTAAGATCTTTAGCAGTTGCGGCGGAGCGGCTATTTATCGGACAGAGGTATTTGAAAAAATCGGATACTTCGATGAAGGTTTTTTTGCTTATTTGGAAGATGTTGAAATTGGATATCGCGCTCGTTTAAATGGATATCAAAATATATATTGCTCTGATGCCCAAATATATCACTTTGGAAGTGCTACTAGCGGAAGCAAATATAACGAGTTTAAGGTGAGATTAACTGGCAGGAATACAGTGTATATGCTATGTAAGTTAATGCCGAGACTTCAAATCATTTTGAACTTGCCATTCATCATTATTGGAATCTTGCTTATGGGTTGGAATATGAAAAGAAACTCTTTAAATAAGGCTTACTATGAAGGTATTAAAGAAGGACTTCGAAATCGGAATAGACAGCCTGTCTACAAATCTAGCCTAATACAAGTTCTTAAGATCCAATGGAATTTATACTATAATCTTCTGGAGTTCGGCCTCCAATTTCTTCAGAAATGGCAGGCTTCAAGAAATCAATAA
- a CDS encoding ABC transporter permease, with product MHVGTTLRSLYSNKFLIRNFVLKELKNKYAGSFLGFLWSLVHPLTIMGVYSVVFSWMLKTRLGEEVGTSNFPVWLYAGLLPWTLFAESLSRATSSVLDHANLIKKTIFPSEILPVALLLANCVNFLIGLTILLCFNLIVGGSFTWGVFLIGVYFIPLFLLTLGMSWIVSCLNVYFRDMGQLVGVFVNIWFYATTIIYPLSVVPQRLHPYFQLNPLVQVVEGFRSALFKGQLISDNKLIYLYASSFVLFIVGQFLFQKTKKGFVDVI from the coding sequence ATGCATGTTGGAACTACACTAAGAAGTCTCTATTCGAATAAATTTTTAATTCGAAACTTTGTATTAAAAGAGTTGAAAAATAAATATGCCGGTTCTTTTCTTGGTTTCCTTTGGTCTCTAGTTCATCCTCTTACAATTATGGGTGTTTACTCAGTCGTATTTTCCTGGATGTTAAAAACTAGACTCGGTGAAGAGGTAGGAACTTCGAACTTTCCGGTTTGGCTTTACGCGGGGCTCTTGCCATGGACCTTATTTGCCGAATCGCTGAGTAGAGCGACGAGTTCGGTTCTTGACCATGCAAATTTAATCAAGAAGACAATTTTCCCATCTGAAATATTACCGGTTGCATTATTATTGGCTAATTGCGTTAACTTCTTAATTGGCTTAACGATTCTTTTATGTTTTAACTTAATCGTCGGCGGCAGTTTTACTTGGGGCGTTTTCCTGATTGGTGTATATTTTATTCCCTTATTCTTATTAACACTAGGAATGAGTTGGATAGTTAGCTGCCTAAACGTATATTTCCGGGATATGGGCCAGTTGGTGGGTGTGTTTGTGAATATTTGGTTTTACGCCACGACTATTATCTATCCTCTGAGCGTGGTCCCGCAGAGGCTTCATCCATATTTTCAACTGAATCCCTTAGTGCAAGTTGTCGAGGGTTTTAGGTCTGCTTTATTCAAAGGCCAGCTAATTTCCGATAATAAATTGATCTACTTATATGCCAGTTCATTTGTGCTTTTTATCGTAGGCCAATTTCTATTTCAAAAAACCAAAAAAGGGTTTGTGGATGTAATATGA
- a CDS encoding ABC transporter ATP-binding protein, with translation MNNEAVIRVSELSKSYKIYKRPYHRLLELLTAKDKALSVTALNNVSFEVRRGQTLGIVGPNGSGKSTLLQIITGILQPSTGSVYVGGRISALLELGAGFNPDYTGKENVYLYASILGVSKEEIDKAFPDIVQFADIGDFIHRPVKTYSSGMYVRLAFSVAINVQPDILIVDEALAVGDERFQRKCFRRFEELKARGVTILFVTHSLGLVKQFCDEAILIYNGVFLQQGHPNQVINYYTKLIAEEENKYSQAPTEIMKTEEDSNEFRYGNGQGKIVSFEVTGEENNKSRVFKHGEKISFSVEVEYERPTENSLIAYTIKSISGVEVTGTNTLYENIDLGLRVQGERLLVQFDQTIVLNAGDYVVSFGFVQMNDDRIEVLDRRYDATTFKIVENKKAAGFVDPQAMIKVIHKSLKGEEND, from the coding sequence ATGAATAACGAAGCCGTTATTAGGGTGAGTGAACTTTCGAAGTCATATAAAATTTATAAAAGACCCTACCATCGTTTATTAGAACTTTTGACCGCTAAGGATAAGGCTCTATCCGTAACGGCTTTAAATAATGTAAGCTTTGAAGTCCGAAGAGGCCAAACGCTTGGTATTGTTGGGCCTAATGGCTCGGGGAAAAGTACACTTTTGCAAATAATAACTGGAATTCTACAGCCCAGCACTGGCTCCGTGTACGTCGGTGGGCGTATTTCTGCTTTGTTAGAGCTAGGTGCCGGCTTTAACCCGGACTACACTGGAAAAGAAAATGTTTATTTATACGCATCAATTCTTGGCGTCAGTAAAGAAGAAATAGATAAGGCATTTCCCGACATTGTTCAATTTGCTGACATAGGAGACTTCATTCATCGGCCTGTAAAAACATATAGTAGCGGCATGTATGTGAGATTGGCATTTTCAGTTGCCATTAATGTTCAGCCAGATATTTTGATTGTAGATGAAGCTTTAGCTGTGGGGGATGAACGTTTTCAAAGGAAGTGCTTTCGAAGATTCGAAGAGCTTAAAGCTCGCGGAGTGACTATTCTTTTTGTTACACATAGTTTGGGATTGGTAAAACAATTCTGCGACGAAGCTATACTTATTTACAATGGAGTATTTTTGCAGCAAGGTCATCCTAATCAAGTTATAAACTATTATACAAAGCTTATTGCCGAGGAAGAGAATAAGTATAGTCAGGCTCCTACTGAAATTATGAAGACAGAAGAGGACTCGAACGAGTTTCGTTATGGAAACGGACAAGGTAAGATTGTAAGTTTTGAAGTTACGGGCGAAGAAAATAATAAGTCCAGAGTTTTTAAACACGGTGAAAAGATCTCCTTTAGTGTTGAGGTTGAATATGAAAGACCAACAGAAAATAGTTTGATTGCCTATACAATAAAGAGCATATCAGGAGTAGAAGTTACAGGGACGAATACGCTCTATGAAAATATTGATTTAGGTCTAAGAGTGCAAGGTGAACGCTTATTAGTTCAATTCGATCAAACGATCGTTCTAAATGCAGGAGACTATGTGGTGTCTTTTGGATTCGTACAAATGAACGACGATCGGATTGAGGTTTTGGACCGTCGCTATGATGCGACAACATTCAAGATTGTGGAGAATAAAAAAGCGGCCGGTTTTGTAGACCCCCAAGCAATGATTAAAGTCATCCATAAATCACTTAAGGGGGAAGAAAATGATTAA
- a CDS encoding class I SAM-dependent methyltransferase, whose protein sequence is MINFCCIDCSSLLHVDQEHLICSTCGKRYPIEGGLYLFPGSDFYYSDSSPEEMRELIINCKKQGWLAAALQSFKEKPFVVDIIADETRADWQYLIDLPFNSTILDIGAGWGTLSVALARNFKHVVALEGTKDRLEFARIRAEQEGISNLTTVHADFFKHPFQNGQFDLVSFNGVLEWVGMGSKSENPRNRQVEALKLAYELLKEGGYLYIGIENAYGLKYLLGDPDDHTGVKYITYLERQEANLLNQKQNGMDYRTFTYNMDGYINLLHEASFSNVEFFCPYPDYKRIESLHNLSNTNVTKFQLDIMRASSPRDERKERAIDIGYLLNGFDTMKQFTNSYSILARKRENYATSN, encoded by the coding sequence ATGATTAATTTTTGTTGTATTGATTGCTCGAGTTTGCTGCACGTAGATCAAGAGCATTTAATTTGCTCTACATGCGGTAAAAGGTACCCAATAGAAGGCGGACTTTATTTGTTTCCAGGCAGTGACTTTTATTATTCCGACTCTTCTCCTGAAGAAATGCGAGAACTGATAATAAATTGTAAAAAACAGGGTTGGCTTGCAGCAGCTTTGCAGAGTTTTAAAGAAAAACCTTTCGTCGTTGATATTATTGCCGATGAGACTAGGGCAGATTGGCAATATTTAATTGATTTGCCCTTTAATTCAACGATTCTAGATATAGGGGCAGGGTGGGGAACCCTCTCAGTAGCGCTTGCCAGGAATTTTAAGCATGTTGTAGCTCTCGAGGGTACGAAGGATCGTTTGGAGTTTGCACGCATTCGCGCAGAGCAAGAGGGGATATCTAATTTAACCACGGTTCACGCAGATTTCTTTAAACATCCTTTTCAAAACGGACAATTTGACTTGGTTTCATTTAATGGCGTACTAGAATGGGTCGGAATGGGTTCAAAATCCGAAAATCCTCGAAATAGACAAGTAGAAGCCTTGAAATTAGCTTATGAATTGCTGAAAGAAGGCGGATATTTATATATTGGGATTGAGAATGCTTACGGATTAAAATATCTTCTAGGGGATCCCGACGATCATACAGGAGTTAAATATATTACTTATTTGGAGCGACAAGAAGCTAATCTGCTTAACCAAAAGCAAAATGGAATGGACTATCGCACATTTACTTATAATATGGATGGTTATATCAATCTTTTGCATGAAGCGTCTTTTTCAAATGTAGAATTTTTTTGCCCATATCCCGACTATAAACGCATTGAATCGCTACATAATTTATCCAATACAAATGTGACAAAGTTTCAGTTGGACATAATGAGAGCTAGCTCCCCGAGAGATGAGCGGAAAGAAAGAGCAATCGACATTGGATATTTGCTTAATGGCTTCGATACTATGAAACAGTTTACAAACTCATATAGTATCTTAGCGAGAAAGAGGGAAAACTATGCTACCTCAAATTGA